One part of the Natronorubrum sediminis genome encodes these proteins:
- a CDS encoding helix-turn-helix domain-containing protein encodes MAVIAEFSVHSEDLALHHTLTAAPEMVVEIERVVATMKDRIMPYFWVSGGTLSDFERALEEDESVKNITEVDVVEGAKLYRAEWTENIETVIYAYVEIGATILQASGQDDRWELRMRFDDQEMLLDFREYCGENDVSFELTQLQEQEQPMASAQYDLTPKQRETLINALEAGYYEVPQQVTMNELATEMGISQQALSKRFHNAHKNLISNVLAVRSPDEP; translated from the coding sequence ATGGCAGTTATTGCAGAATTTTCAGTCCACTCGGAGGACCTTGCGCTCCATCACACGCTCACGGCGGCGCCGGAGATGGTCGTCGAGATCGAGCGGGTCGTCGCGACGATGAAAGATCGGATTATGCCGTACTTCTGGGTCAGCGGCGGGACGTTGTCGGATTTCGAGCGAGCGCTCGAGGAGGACGAATCGGTGAAGAATATCACAGAAGTCGACGTGGTTGAGGGGGCCAAGCTCTATCGTGCCGAGTGGACCGAAAACATCGAGACGGTCATTTACGCGTACGTGGAAATCGGTGCGACCATCTTGCAGGCGTCCGGACAGGACGACCGCTGGGAGCTTCGAATGCGTTTCGACGACCAGGAGATGCTCCTCGACTTCCGCGAGTACTGTGGGGAAAACGACGTTTCGTTCGAACTCACGCAGCTACAGGAACAAGAACAGCCCATGGCGAGTGCACAGTACGATCTCACGCCCAAGCAACGAGAGACGTTGATCAACGCCCTCGAGGCCGGGTACTACGAGGTCCCCCAGCAAGTGACGATGAACGAGTTAGCGACCGAAATGGGAATTTCTCAGCAAGCGCTGTCGAAACGATTCCACAACGCGCACAAGAACCTCATCTCCAACGTGCTGGCCGTTCGAAGTCCCGACGAGCCGTGA
- a CDS encoding uracil-xanthine permease family protein, with amino-acid sequence MSDSTDGGMQLEYELDDRPPWPKSILLGLQHVAVMIVPATAVAYIVAGDVGLGGADTAYIVQMVLLFSGLATIIQAYTVGPIGAKLPLVMGSSFTFVGAAATIGIDYGMAAVFGAILVSGFAVEGVIGWQFKRVKPFFPPLVTGLVVVIIGLYLIPTGMDYVAGGDAAQEAGEYGSLHNLGLAALVFAISVGLNMFTRGIARLLSILAGISIGYVVAVVLDVQFGYDLIDFGEFSEAAVVAIPEPTRFGLEFEPVAILMFAFLFLVSAMETVGDMSGVTAAEGRNPTDREFRGALFNDGFLSSIGSLFAAFPITSFSQNVGIVTFTGVMSRHVVGVCGAILAILGLSPLVATVVTTIPSAVFGGAVLLMVGMVAASGVRLIVLHTELNRRNMVIVAVSIGLGLGVATTPEALQGLPTSAEMFFGEPVIMAAFSALLLNTFVPGEQSPLFDARSPGHSTESEPAPVGPGDD; translated from the coding sequence ATGTCGGACAGCACGGACGGGGGCATGCAACTCGAATACGAACTCGACGACAGGCCGCCGTGGCCGAAGTCGATTCTCCTCGGCTTACAACACGTCGCAGTCATGATCGTCCCGGCGACGGCAGTCGCGTACATCGTCGCCGGCGACGTCGGCCTCGGCGGGGCGGATACGGCCTACATCGTCCAGATGGTCCTCTTGTTCTCGGGACTCGCGACGATCATCCAGGCCTACACGGTCGGTCCGATTGGTGCAAAACTGCCGCTCGTGATGGGCTCGAGTTTCACGTTCGTGGGCGCAGCGGCGACGATCGGCATCGACTACGGGATGGCAGCCGTGTTCGGCGCGATTCTCGTCAGCGGCTTCGCCGTCGAAGGCGTCATCGGCTGGCAGTTTAAACGCGTCAAACCCTTCTTCCCGCCGCTCGTCACCGGCCTCGTCGTCGTCATCATCGGCTTATACCTCATTCCGACGGGGATGGATTACGTTGCCGGCGGCGACGCCGCCCAGGAAGCCGGTGAGTACGGCAGTTTGCACAACCTCGGGTTGGCCGCACTCGTCTTCGCCATCTCAGTCGGTCTCAACATGTTCACGCGCGGGATCGCACGGCTGTTGAGCATTCTCGCCGGCATCTCTATCGGCTACGTCGTCGCCGTCGTCCTCGACGTACAGTTTGGCTACGACCTCATCGACTTCGGCGAGTTCAGCGAGGCCGCCGTGGTCGCTATCCCCGAACCGACGAGATTCGGCCTCGAGTTCGAACCCGTTGCAATCCTGATGTTCGCGTTCTTGTTCCTCGTCTCGGCGATGGAAACTGTAGGCGATATGTCGGGCGTGACGGCCGCCGAGGGGCGGAATCCGACCGACCGGGAGTTCCGCGGCGCGCTGTTCAACGACGGCTTCTTGAGTTCGATCGGCTCGCTGTTCGCCGCGTTCCCGATCACGTCGTTCTCCCAGAACGTCGGTATCGTGACCTTCACCGGCGTGATGAGTCGACACGTCGTCGGCGTCTGCGGGGCAATCCTCGCGATCCTCGGTCTAAGTCCGCTCGTCGCCACCGTCGTCACGACCATTCCGAGCGCCGTCTTCGGCGGTGCCGTCTTACTCATGGTCGGAATGGTCGCCGCGAGCGGCGTCAGGCTGATCGTGCTCCACACCGAACTCAACCGACGGAATATGGTCATCGTGGCCGTCTCAATCGGGCTCGGTCTCGGCGTCGCGACGACGCCCGAAGCGCTGCAGGGACTGCCTACCTCGGCCGAGATGTTCTTCGGCGAACCCGTCATCATGGCCGCCTTCTCCGCACTGCTGCTCAACACGTTCGTCCCCGGCGAACAAAGCCCACTCTTCGACGCCCGCTCACCGGGTCACTCTACAGAGTCCGAACCCGCACCTGTCGGTCCGGGTGACGACTGA
- a CDS encoding ubiquitin-like small modifier protein 1 — protein MGTVGYKAVRVESDRMQLECIFFGPFREAIDEKTVQYETEARTAGDLLRELESTYPELEGRLVADDESGLAGETVVTKNKRNVTHIDGLETELEETDVIRLVPSVYGG, from the coding sequence ATGGGAACCGTCGGGTACAAGGCCGTACGCGTTGAGTCAGATCGCATGCAACTCGAGTGTATCTTTTTCGGTCCGTTTCGAGAAGCGATCGACGAGAAGACCGTCCAGTACGAAACCGAGGCACGCACCGCTGGCGATTTGCTTCGCGAACTCGAGTCGACGTATCCCGAACTCGAGGGACGACTCGTTGCTGACGACGAAAGTGGTCTCGCCGGTGAGACCGTGGTCACGAAAAATAAGCGAAACGTGACTCACATCGACGGCCTCGAGACGGAACTCGAGGAGACCGACGTTATCCGCCTCGTTCCGTCAGTGTACGGCGGGTAA